TGAAGTGGGCAGCCCAATTACCCGCACAATTAGTTTAATTGCATCTAATACCGATGACACTAGTTTACCCGACATCGATATTCCACTGGCCGACGGCTTAAAAGCTTATCCAGAAAAGCCGTTAAGACAAACTTTTGTTCGCGACAATCAAGTGGTATCACAATACAGTATCACTACTGCTATTGTGCCAACAAAACCAGGTACTTATACTCTACCTGAGATAAATGTTCCTTGGTGGAACCCACATCTTAAAAAGCAACAATTTGCCACATTGCCAGCCCGCACGATTAACGTGATAGGCAGCACAACGGCTACGACAGATATTCCACCAGCGGATAGTTTTAGCGCAGTTCAAGCCAGCGGATATTGGCCGTTACTGAGTGCTGTTCTGGCGGTATTATGGCTCATCACTTTAGTATTATGGCGTAAAGCAGCATCGGTAAACCGCACGTTGCCACAATTTAATCAAGACAATAAAAACCTCAAAATACCTAGAAAAACAGCAACGACTGGACTCAATGCAATTATTCATGCATGCGACCGTAACGACAGCAGTGCGGCGATTATTGCGGTACAAGCCTACTTTAGCGAACGTTTAGGTAAATTGATGACTTTGACTCAAATCAGCGGTTTATCAGAACAATTAGCGTTAGCAATGAATAAGCTACAAGCAGACAAATACAGCAATAAACCACAAGCGATTGATAAAAAATCGTTAATGGATGCCATTTTGGCTTATCAACAACCCCCTCTCGCCAATAAAAAATCAATAATAGCAGAGCTAAATCCATAACATTAAAAAGCTAAATAGTAGCTAGATGCTGCTATTTAGCTTGCTATTAATCCTCCTCCTTTTTAAGCTGTTACATATTATTAACTCAAAAAAGTTAAAAAATGTTTGATTCATTGCGAAAGAAAAAGTCCGAACCTGCGGTCTTATCTGAGATGCTAACAAAACAACGACGATACGATAGCCTTGTCAGGGCTCTTCACACCGACATATTTCGCTACGCCTTTTGGTTGTGTGGTGATAAACATGTTGCTGAAGATATTACTCAAGAAACGTTCTTAAGGGCGTGGCGTTCTTTGGACTCATTAAATGACGAAAAAGCGGCTAAAGCCTGGCTAATTACCATTTTAAGACGGGAAAATGCCAGACGTTTTGAGCGTAAACAATTTGACTACAGCGACGTAGAACAAGATTTACTTGAAGATGTACTATCGACAAGTCATGAAGAAGATACCGAGCAGTATTGGTTACGTCGTCAAATAGGTAAACTCGATATCGAATATCGAGAGCCGTTGTTATTGCAGCTGATTGGCGGGTTTAGTGGTGAAGAGATTGCCACCATGCTAGAACTCAATCGAAATACGGTAATGACCCGTTTATTTAGAGCCAGAAACCAGTTAAAAGACGCTCTCGAAGCACCAGAGGTAAGAGGTCAATCAAATGGATGATCTACAGTTTCGTCGCCATGCATACGGTGACCCCAATAATCAAGCCGACGATTTTTTAGCTCATTTAGCTGAAAATGAAGACGATGCTAAATTTGTCAAAGATCTACAAGCATTTGATCATAGACTCACTCAAGCACTCAATATTAGCGTGCCTGATGGGCTTGCTGATAAGTTAATTTTACGACAGCAATTGAGTCAGCATCAAAAAAACAAAAAACAGACCCGTTACTTAATGGCAATGGCTGCTTCAGTTGCCTTTATTGTGGGAGTTAGCTTTAGTTTATTACGCTTCACGCCAGTAAACTTAGGGGAAAACTCGTTGGCTCATGTTCATCATGAAACCAAAGCATTAGTGATGGAACAGGATATTGGTTTTAATGACGTAAACTTTAAACTAGCCAGTTTAGAAGGATTAAGTGATTCGAAATTTATCCAACAACCAGGCCGTGTTTTTTACACCTCTTATTGCGACTTCCAAGGTGTTAAATCATTGCATTTAGTGATGGCTGACGAGAACGGAAACAAAGTCACTTTGTTTATTGTGCCCGTCGAAAGTCGTATTGTGTTAGAAGAAGCATTTGCAGACAATCAATACAAAGGCCAAAGTTTTCAAACAGCCGACGCCTATATGGTGTTAGTGGGCGAGCCCGCTTCTGACCTTGAGTTTGTCAAAAAAGAAGTTGAAAACACCTTTATATAATTTATAAATTAATGATTTAAAATCCGCTACTTCATTGGAATAGCGGATTTTTTTTCATCTTAAAAAATCAAAGTGTGAACTAGATCAAACTTCTGCTAGCATGTCGACCATAAAAATAATCACCTGGAAGCAATATGGAAATTCAAACACCAATCATCATTACCTTTATCGGATATCTTGCCTTAATGATGGGTATCGGTTACTGGGCTTATCGTAAAACAGACACTGTTGATGATTACATTCTCGGTGGTCGCAAAATGGGGCCCGCAGTAACAGCGTTAAGTGTTGGCGCATCAGATATGTCTGGTTGGTTGTTATTAGGCTTACCTGGCGCGGTGTATTTAAGTGGTTTAGGTGAAGCCTGGATTGGATTCGGGTTAGTGTTTGGTGCGTGGCTTAATTGGTTATTTGTTGCAAAACGACTGCGAATTTATACCCAAGTTGCCAATAATTCTTTGACGTTACCCGATTTTTTTGAAAACCGTTTTAATGACTCTCATGGACTATTGAAATTGGTTTCGGCATTAACGATCCTGATCTTTTTCACTTTCTATGCTTCTTCAGGCATGGTGGGCGGTGCGATATTATTTGAAAAAGTATTCGGCCTCGATTATAACCTCGCCTTACTGATCGGTTCATTCATCATTGTGTCTTATACTTTCGTAGGTGGATTTTTTGCCGTCAGCTGGACTGACTTCTTTCAAGGCTGCTTAATGTTAATTGCATTATTAATTGTACCCATTGCAATTTTCAGCCAACCCGATACTCAAGCAAGTTTTGAACAAATCGATCCTGCTATGTTGTCGTTTATTAACGAAAACACCACCGTCATTGGACTCGTGTCGCTATTGGCGTGGGGATTAGGTTATTTCGGCCAACCGCATATTTTGTCTCGTTTTATGGCTATCGGCAGTCCAAAAGATTTAGTGTTATCTCGTCGTATCGCCATGAGCTGGATGTTAGTGTCGTTAGTTGGTGCCTTAGCAACGGGTATTGCCGGTAGTCTTTATTTTGCTGCAGAGCCACTTGATAACTCAGAAACAGTATTTATTCATTTAGCCCATGCCGCTTTTAATCCATGGATTGGCGGCTTGCTGATTGCAGCTATTTTGTCTGCCATTATGAGTACTATTGACTCACAATTACTGGTTTGCTCTAGTGTCATCACAGAAGACTTTTACCTTAAATGGTTACGTCCACAAGCCAGCAGTAAAGAGTTAATGTTAGTAGGCCGTATTGGCGTTATTGCCATTGCATTAGTAGCCGGCGTTGTTGCACTTAATCCTGAAAGCAGCGTATTAGGACTCGTCAGTTATGCATGGGCTGGGTTTGGAGCTGCATTTGGTCCCGTGGTGTTATTATCACTATTTTGGCAAGGTTATAGCCGTAATGGTGCGATATCAACCATTCTAGTGGGTGCTTTAACCGTTGTCGTGTGGAAACAACTGACTGGCGGTATTTTTGAGTTGTATGAAATCGTCCCTGGATTTATTTTCGCAATGTTAGTGGGGGTAATCGTCAGTAAAATGTCACCACCAACACCGAAAACTATCGCCGACTTTGCCGATTTTCGTGAATCTTTAAAAACACAATAAACTCCAATAAAAGGCTGTATTAGTCATTTTAATAGCTCAACCGCTGTAATTGCAGAGGTTGAGCTACTAATCTTATAATCGAGTGTCAATACCAACGAATGACCTAACAAGCTTCGATGAATCTCATCTGATTAGTCTCTAAAATCCACTATGAATAAACTTTAACTTAAACTAACTGCACAGTAATGGTTGTCTAAAACTGCTGATAAATTTACATATACTGCCATGCTATCAAACACCTACTTCACCATTAAAAACCAGAATTAACTTAATATTAACAACAACTAACATCTGGTCGGAGTTGTTACATTAGTCACACTTACCTAATATGCCTAAAATTTTGACCGTCAAATGCTTGAAGTGAATAAACTTTGTGCAAAACGGTAATAATAAATGGGACATAATAATGAATAAATTCCACAAGACCCTCATTGCTACCGCGGTAGGACTACTCAGTGCACAAGCATCCGCTGCTGGTTTTCAGTTAAACAGCCAATCTGCTACTGGTATTGGTCGTGCAATGGCGGGTGATGCCGTTATTGCTGACAACGCATCGGTTCTATCTCGTAATCCTGCAGCCATGGCTCTTTTTGATGAAACAGCGCTATCTTTAGGTGTTGTTTATGCAGACATTGATGTATCAGTATCTGATGCACAAGGCAGTTTTGCCGGACAAGACGTTGCTTTTGGTAGTGAGCATAATGCTGCAGAAGCAAAAGTTATCCCCAATTTTTATTACATCAATCCAATTAATGACAAAATGGCGTTTGGCGTTGCGGTATTCAGTAACTACGGCACTGGCACCGATTTAGGTGACTTGGCAAACAGAACCCCTACCATTAGCGGCAATGCAGTACCACTGCCACCTCCAGTAGACTTACTCGGTAATACAGAAGTGGTTACTATTAACTTCAACACCAGTATGTCTTATCGCATTAATGATGAGTTCAGTTTTGGTTTTGGTGTTGATGCCGTTTACGGCAGCGGAACCTTAACTCGTACTAGCGAAAACCCACAGATTGGCAGCCTAGTCGATGTCGATGCAGATGGTTGGGCATTAGGTGGGATTGTTGGTGTTGTGTATGAAGTTAATCCAGATAATCGCTTTGGGTTAAGTTATCGTATTAGCCCAAAACTTACCGCCAAAGGTGATGTAAATTATCTTTACACTGAATACAATGAAATTGATATTCCTATCGCTGACATTGCTCAGTTTGCCGGTTTCCACCAGCTAACGGATAAATTTGCCGTGCATTACACTGCACAGTGGACCAATTGGAGTGCATTCGACAAAATCGTGGTTAAAGATGGTGCCAATGGTGTCGACCAAGCAGATTTAAAAGAATACCACTGGAAAGATTCGTGGTTCTTAAGCCTAGGCGCGACTTATAACCTCACTCAAGACTGGACTTTACGCGCAGGTGTCGCAACCGATCAGGGCGTAGTTAATCAGCATTCATCATTATCAATACCTGATTCTGATCGTACTTGGTACACCGCGGGTGTGAGTTACGATTTAAATGCAAAATCAAGCGTTGATTTAGGTATCGCTTTTGTACGCGGAGAAGATGTTACTGTACTAGAAAATAGTAACCTTCTTGCTCAAGTGCCTGGCTACAACAGTGAGATTTCAGCACAAACGCGTTCAAATGCGGTTTACTACTCAGTACAATATAACTACAGTTTTTAATTAGCAGTATTTACCCTTTTTTAGCCCGCTCACCACGGGCTAAAAGTTTCCAACCAAGCCGCCTTTTATTGTTAATTGGCGGTTTTTTTATGCCATTTATATCATAGGGTTCTAATCTATACGATTTTACAATATATCGGTTGCTTAACGGTGCAAAGTCCATTAGAATTTTCTTATAGACTTCACATTAGGCTATCACTATGTCTCGCTTATCTAATAATTTATTCCTCGGCACAATTCTCGCAACAACGGTACTAGCCACAATAGTATCCTATACAGTGCAAGCCTCTGATGTTGCTACATTAAAGCTAGAGTATTCAGAACAATATCAACCCCGTATTTATGATGCAAAAATTGAAGCAATTAAAGCGGCAACGATTTCTGCACAAACCTCAGGACGGATTATTAATATTCATTTTGATGTGAATGATCTCGTCCCACAAGGCGCTGCATTATTAGAAATCACCAATAAAGAGCAAGGCGCAGGATACGCGGGGGCAGAAGCGGATCTCGCTAAAGCAGAAGCGCTAAACAGTGAGGCCCAAGCACAATATCTTCGTTATAAAACATTGTTTCCCAAGGGCGCCATATCAAAAGGTGCCATGGATGAAGCCACTGCAAAAGCAAAATCCAGCAAACAAGCAGTCAGTGCTGCTCAAGCACAGTTAATAAAGGCCAAAGAGAGTTTAAATTACACTGTCGTGAGTGCGCCTTTTAGTGGCCGAATGACCCATCGATTTATCGAACAAGGTGAAACCATATCTTACGGCCAAGCGTTGTTCTCTGGCTACGATACTCAACACCTTAGAGCTGTATTTCAAATTCCCCAGCAAGACGTTGCTCAGGTGCAACAACAGGAGCAAGTGAGTGTTCAATTGTTCAACGGCGATGAAATCATTTCAAATGATGTTAACGTCTATCAATTTGCCGATCCGTTAACTCATCAGCATCAAGTCAGAGTCAATATTGATGCCAGTAACATGGAAGACGTCATTGTAGGTCAGTGGATTAAGGTAGTCGTTAACTTCCCTAGTCGAACGAGTTTAATGATCCCATTATCGGCCATACATCAAGTCAGTGACTTAACGTCAGTGTATCGTAAACATTCAGACAAGATTGTGCTTAACCAAGTGCGTATCGGCCGAGTAGACCATCAGAATAATACTGCTGAAGTATTATCAGGGTTAATGGAAGGCGATGAAATTGTTATCAATGCTGGACGATATTTAATTATGTCCTCAGCAGCAAAAGGTCAGGAGTAAACCTGATGACAACACCTAATGAATCGATAAAACTTGGCCTTTCAGGCTCAATAGCAAAAGCATTTCAACACAGCGCCATTACCCCATTACTGGCTATTCTAGGTTTATTACTCGGCCTTTTTGCGGTGATTATTACCCCCAAAGAAGAAGAACCTCAAATTGATGTGACTTTTGCTGATGTGTTTATCCCCTACCCTGGAGCCACACCGACGGAGGTTGAAAATCAGGTCACCTTACCTGCAGAACGGATAATTTCTCAAATAAAAGGCATTGATACCCTGTACTCATTTTCCCAGCCCGATGGCGCACTCATTATCGCTATTTTTGACGTCGGCGTTCCACGAGATGAAGCTGTGGTTAATTTGTACAATCAACTGTATTCAAACAGCGATAAGTTTAACCATGCAGCAGGCATTGGTGAGCCGTTAATCAAACCTAGAGGTATTGACGACGTACCTATAGTAGGGTTGACGCTCTGGTCTCAAGATCCAAACATCACTGCAGAGCAGCTTACCTTGGTCGCATCGGGCCTAGAAACAGAGCTAAAACGGATACCGGGTACTCGAGAAATTTATAGCCAAGGTGGCCACGAGATGGTGTTAAATGTGCGTATTGATCCTGTCAAGATGAACAGTTTCGGCGTAACGTTCAACGATATTAGTGCCACATTACAAGATAATAACCAACTGTCTACAGTCGGCTCGATGACGCAGTTTAATCAAGAAATAAAACTGCAAGCGGGGCAGTTTTTACGCACGCCTGATGATGTTAATAATCTGCTGATTAAAGTTAATCAACCCGAATCTATAACGGAGAAAAGTCCATTTCCTCGTGCAGTTTATTTATCTGATGTCGCCGATGTGAGCCTTAAAAGTGATATTCCTAAACAACATGTTTGGCACGTAACAGATAAGGGGACTTACCCGGCTATAACCATCGCGATTGGTAAACAGGCGGGGCAAAATGCCGTCGACATTGCAGATGCCGTATTAGCTAAAATCGATGCTGTCGATAACGTATTAATTCCCAATAATGTCAATGTCGCTATCTCTCGCAACTACGGTAAAACCGCTGGAGATAAATCTAATACACTTATTTTCAAATTGATTTTTGCCACATCTGCGGTAGTACTACTGGTATTTTTCACCATGGGACTTCGTGAGTCTGCCGTCGTTGGTGTAGCCATTATCATTACTCTCGCCATAACCTTATTTGCATCTTGGGCATGGGGATTCACTCTAAACCGAATTTCATTGTTCGCACTTATATTCTCCATTGGTATCTTGGTCGATGACGCCATCGTGGTGGTAGAGAATATTCATCGGCATATGGCAATGAGTGATAAACCCATAAGCGAGCTCATCCCTCATGCCGTTGATGAAGTCGGTGGGCCAACGATATTAGCTACCTTCACCGTTATCGCCGCCCTATTGCCAATGGCGTTCGTATCTGGACTAATGGGTCCATACATGAGCCCAATTCCGATTAATGCCAGTATGGGAATGATTATTTCGCTATTAATCGCGTTTATTATGACCCCATGGTTAAGCCGCATATTGTTAAAACCTCACAAAAAGATACATAGTTCAAACAATAAAGCGCCTGACACAGGTATCCCAGTAGAAGAAGACAATCGATTAACCCGTCTATTTACGCGAATAATGAGTCCTTTTTTACTCGGCGAACATGCGCCAAAAGCGCGAAAAGGCTTGGCTTTAGGGATCGTATTATTGATTGCCTTCGCTATCGCCTTACCTGTAATGCAAGCTGTAGTACTAAAAATGCTGCCTTTTGATAATAAGTCTGAGTTTCAGGTAATGGTTGATATGCCTGAAGGCACCCCTGTGGAACAAACTCAAAGAGTATTACAAGATCTCAGTCAATATCTCAGCAGTGTGGAAGAAGTTGAGCATTTACAGTTGTATGCGGGCACCCATGCACCTATGAATTTTAATGGCTTAGTACGACATTATTTTTTACGCAGCAGCCAAGAACTCGGTGAAATTCAGGTCAATCTAGTGGATAAAAAACATCGAGACCGCGACAGTCATACCATTGCATCATCTGTACGCGAGCCGTTGCAAAAAATTGGTCTACGTTATCAAGCCAATATCAAAATTGTTGAGGTACCACCAGGGCCACCGGTTTGGTCGCCTATAGTTGCTGAGGTTTATGCGCCTAACACCGAATTACGTGAACAAGCAGCCAATGACTTATTGCAACGTTTCAGAGATACCGAATACGTCGTTGATATGGATATATATTTGCCAGCGCAACAACAAAAGTGGCAAGTGATCATTGATCGAAATAAAGCCAGCTTAATGGGTGTTTCTTACGCCAGTATTGTGGATACGATCAGCACTGCTGTTGATGGTAAGGATGTCAGTTACTTGCATCAAGCACAGTTAGCTCATCCCACGCCGATTAGATTACAGCTTGATGAAGCCGCTAAAGTAGATCTAAAGCAAGTTTTGTTATTACGCCTACCGACTCAATCAGGTGAAACAGTACCGCTAACTGAATTAGTTAAGGTGCAACAACAAGTGATTAATGCACCCATTATCCATAAAAATATGGTGCCTATGATCATGGTTATTGCCGATATGGCAGGGCCAACGGGTAGCCCACTTTATGGCATGTTCGATATGGTCAGCCAGATTAATCAGCAAAATGAACAAGGTGACACTAGTTATCCAATTCAACAAAATTTGGTTAATCAACCTGATGGGTTAACCGACGTGTCGATTCTATGGGATGGTGAATGGAAAATAACATATGAAACCTTCCGCGATATGGGCATTGCTTATGCCGTTGGTATGATTGCTATTTACTTACTTGTTGTGGGTCAATTTAAATCTTATATCGTGCCGTTAATCATCATGGCGCCCATTCCATTGACCATCATAGGTGTTATGCCTGGGCACGCTTTATTAGGCGCTCAATTCACGGCTCCTTCTATGATAGGCATGATAGCGCTAGCAGGCATTATTGTCCGAAACTCAATTTTGCTGGTTGATTTCATTAATCAACAAACTGCCGCAGGCGTTCCGTTAGAACAAGCGGTTATCCACTCTGGCGCGGTAAGGGCAAAGCCCATTATGTTGACAGCATTAGCAGCAATAATTGGGGCATTATTTATTATTGATGACCCTATTTTTAACGGTTTAGCCATTAGTTTAATATTTGGGATTTTTATCTCAACTATTTTAACCTTGGTGGTGATTCCAGTGTTGTATTTTTCAGTAATGAAACATAAGCATGTGTAACAAAATTATATTATTCACTGGGCATCGCCCAATAAGGAGCTAAACATGTCATTAGAACGAAATATTATGGCCTTTGCCGGCTTTATGGTTTTATTAT
The nucleotide sequence above comes from Shewanella sp. Arc9-LZ. Encoded proteins:
- a CDS encoding sigma-70 family RNA polymerase sigma factor, whose protein sequence is MFDSLRKKKSEPAVLSEMLTKQRRYDSLVRALHTDIFRYAFWLCGDKHVAEDITQETFLRAWRSLDSLNDEKAAKAWLITILRRENARRFERKQFDYSDVEQDLLEDVLSTSHEEDTEQYWLRRQIGKLDIEYREPLLLQLIGGFSGEEIATMLELNRNTVMTRLFRARNQLKDALEAPEVRGQSNG
- a CDS encoding DUF3379 domain-containing protein, which gives rise to MDDLQFRRHAYGDPNNQADDFLAHLAENEDDAKFVKDLQAFDHRLTQALNISVPDGLADKLILRQQLSQHQKNKKQTRYLMAMAASVAFIVGVSFSLLRFTPVNLGENSLAHVHHETKALVMEQDIGFNDVNFKLASLEGLSDSKFIQQPGRVFYTSYCDFQGVKSLHLVMADENGNKVTLFIVPVESRIVLEEAFADNQYKGQSFQTADAYMVLVGEPASDLEFVKKEVENTFI
- the putP gene encoding sodium/proline symporter PutP yields the protein MEIQTPIIITFIGYLALMMGIGYWAYRKTDTVDDYILGGRKMGPAVTALSVGASDMSGWLLLGLPGAVYLSGLGEAWIGFGLVFGAWLNWLFVAKRLRIYTQVANNSLTLPDFFENRFNDSHGLLKLVSALTILIFFTFYASSGMVGGAILFEKVFGLDYNLALLIGSFIIVSYTFVGGFFAVSWTDFFQGCLMLIALLIVPIAIFSQPDTQASFEQIDPAMLSFINENTTVIGLVSLLAWGLGYFGQPHILSRFMAIGSPKDLVLSRRIAMSWMLVSLVGALATGIAGSLYFAAEPLDNSETVFIHLAHAAFNPWIGGLLIAAILSAIMSTIDSQLLVCSSVITEDFYLKWLRPQASSKELMLVGRIGVIAIALVAGVVALNPESSVLGLVSYAWAGFGAAFGPVVLLSLFWQGYSRNGAISTILVGALTVVVWKQLTGGIFELYEIVPGFIFAMLVGVIVSKMSPPTPKTIADFADFRESLKTQ
- a CDS encoding OmpP1/FadL family transporter, which codes for MNKFHKTLIATAVGLLSAQASAAGFQLNSQSATGIGRAMAGDAVIADNASVLSRNPAAMALFDETALSLGVVYADIDVSVSDAQGSFAGQDVAFGSEHNAAEAKVIPNFYYINPINDKMAFGVAVFSNYGTGTDLGDLANRTPTISGNAVPLPPPVDLLGNTEVVTINFNTSMSYRINDEFSFGFGVDAVYGSGTLTRTSENPQIGSLVDVDADGWALGGIVGVVYEVNPDNRFGLSYRISPKLTAKGDVNYLYTEYNEIDIPIADIAQFAGFHQLTDKFAVHYTAQWTNWSAFDKIVVKDGANGVDQADLKEYHWKDSWFLSLGATYNLTQDWTLRAGVATDQGVVNQHSSLSIPDSDRTWYTAGVSYDLNAKSSVDLGIAFVRGEDVTVLENSNLLAQVPGYNSEISAQTRSNAVYYSVQYNYSF
- a CDS encoding efflux RND transporter periplasmic adaptor subunit, coding for MSRLSNNLFLGTILATTVLATIVSYTVQASDVATLKLEYSEQYQPRIYDAKIEAIKAATISAQTSGRIINIHFDVNDLVPQGAALLEITNKEQGAGYAGAEADLAKAEALNSEAQAQYLRYKTLFPKGAISKGAMDEATAKAKSSKQAVSAAQAQLIKAKESLNYTVVSAPFSGRMTHRFIEQGETISYGQALFSGYDTQHLRAVFQIPQQDVAQVQQQEQVSVQLFNGDEIISNDVNVYQFADPLTHQHQVRVNIDASNMEDVIVGQWIKVVVNFPSRTSLMIPLSAIHQVSDLTSVYRKHSDKIVLNQVRIGRVDHQNNTAEVLSGLMEGDEIVINAGRYLIMSSAAKGQE
- a CDS encoding efflux RND transporter permease subunit, with protein sequence MTTPNESIKLGLSGSIAKAFQHSAITPLLAILGLLLGLFAVIITPKEEEPQIDVTFADVFIPYPGATPTEVENQVTLPAERIISQIKGIDTLYSFSQPDGALIIAIFDVGVPRDEAVVNLYNQLYSNSDKFNHAAGIGEPLIKPRGIDDVPIVGLTLWSQDPNITAEQLTLVASGLETELKRIPGTREIYSQGGHEMVLNVRIDPVKMNSFGVTFNDISATLQDNNQLSTVGSMTQFNQEIKLQAGQFLRTPDDVNNLLIKVNQPESITEKSPFPRAVYLSDVADVSLKSDIPKQHVWHVTDKGTYPAITIAIGKQAGQNAVDIADAVLAKIDAVDNVLIPNNVNVAISRNYGKTAGDKSNTLIFKLIFATSAVVLLVFFTMGLRESAVVGVAIIITLAITLFASWAWGFTLNRISLFALIFSIGILVDDAIVVVENIHRHMAMSDKPISELIPHAVDEVGGPTILATFTVIAALLPMAFVSGLMGPYMSPIPINASMGMIISLLIAFIMTPWLSRILLKPHKKIHSSNNKAPDTGIPVEEDNRLTRLFTRIMSPFLLGEHAPKARKGLALGIVLLIAFAIALPVMQAVVLKMLPFDNKSEFQVMVDMPEGTPVEQTQRVLQDLSQYLSSVEEVEHLQLYAGTHAPMNFNGLVRHYFLRSSQELGEIQVNLVDKKHRDRDSHTIASSVREPLQKIGLRYQANIKIVEVPPGPPVWSPIVAEVYAPNTELREQAANDLLQRFRDTEYVVDMDIYLPAQQQKWQVIIDRNKASLMGVSYASIVDTISTAVDGKDVSYLHQAQLAHPTPIRLQLDEAAKVDLKQVLLLRLPTQSGETVPLTELVKVQQQVINAPIIHKNMVPMIMVIADMAGPTGSPLYGMFDMVSQINQQNEQGDTSYPIQQNLVNQPDGLTDVSILWDGEWKITYETFRDMGIAYAVGMIAIYLLVVGQFKSYIVPLIIMAPIPLTIIGVMPGHALLGAQFTAPSMIGMIALAGIIVRNSILLVDFINQQTAAGVPLEQAVIHSGAVRAKPIMLTALAAIIGALFIIDDPIFNGLAISLIFGIFISTILTLVVIPVLYFSVMKHKHV